A genomic window from Candidatus Pelagisphaera phototrophica includes:
- a CDS encoding TIR domain-containing protein, protein MNDIFISYAHIDDQVLTEGQKGWITQFHRVLDVRLSQLLGEKPKIWRDPKIQGNDVFDDKIVSSFKDAKVMVSIMSPRYLRSEWCMRELNEFHDAASEAGGVVVGEKSRIIKVIKTPFDLSEIPDRIPPILKSVMGFQFFEHESETGRLVEYDERFGERARQNYFSRIYDLAYEICDLIKDIEGHSGSEDSSDDAENFKHDGLTVYLAEVTSDILGERNRIARELKERGHRVLPDKQMPDSASDIRSELSSLLETCDFSVHLVGDRYGAVPEDADKSTVELQNEIAAEVCKKHELERLIWIANNLSEDTRQTAFLAKLEEDLDAQLGAEVIGEPIDNFKGYLLERINSKKDAESSEVQTQEPSGVVDSKSIYLICDAKDEDAVEPVEDFLFDQGFDVSLPLFEGNEADVAEAHRNKLIFCTSAIVYYGAGSRSWVETKLMDLIQAPGYGRTNPFAAKCVLIDEPVDRRKLRFRSHVAEVLNLTESNLETSLAEFVLKSKDPNQ, encoded by the coding sequence ATGAATGACATTTTTATTAGTTACGCACACATTGACGATCAGGTTCTTACCGAAGGGCAAAAAGGCTGGATCACTCAGTTCCATAGGGTTTTGGATGTCCGTTTATCTCAGCTACTGGGAGAGAAGCCCAAGATCTGGAGGGATCCAAAAATACAGGGTAACGATGTCTTTGATGATAAAATAGTCTCTTCATTCAAAGATGCTAAAGTCATGGTTTCGATCATGAGTCCTCGCTACCTTCGCTCCGAGTGGTGCATGAGGGAACTCAACGAGTTTCACGATGCAGCCAGTGAAGCAGGCGGTGTTGTTGTTGGCGAAAAGTCTCGAATCATAAAGGTAATTAAGACTCCGTTTGATTTAAGCGAGATTCCAGATAGGATTCCACCGATTTTAAAAAGTGTGATGGGATTTCAGTTTTTCGAGCATGAATCGGAGACGGGAAGGCTCGTAGAATACGACGAGAGATTTGGAGAGCGTGCGAGACAAAATTATTTTTCAAGAATTTATGATTTGGCCTACGAAATTTGTGATCTGATTAAAGACATCGAGGGTCACAGTGGATCTGAAGATTCCTCAGACGACGCTGAAAACTTCAAGCATGATGGATTAACGGTTTATTTGGCTGAGGTGACATCAGACATCTTGGGAGAGCGAAACCGGATCGCAAGAGAACTCAAAGAGCGTGGCCATCGAGTTTTGCCAGATAAGCAAATGCCCGATTCGGCGTCGGATATTCGATCTGAGCTGTCTTCTTTGCTGGAAACCTGCGACTTTTCGGTCCATTTGGTTGGTGATCGGTATGGCGCAGTTCCAGAAGATGCCGATAAGTCGACAGTAGAATTGCAAAACGAAATCGCTGCAGAAGTGTGTAAAAAGCACGAGCTCGAGCGCTTAATTTGGATTGCAAACAACCTAAGCGAAGACACTAGACAAACAGCCTTCCTAGCGAAACTCGAGGAAGACCTCGATGCACAACTGGGTGCAGAGGTAATCGGCGAGCCCATCGATAATTTTAAGGGCTATCTTTTAGAGAGAATAAATTCCAAGAAAGATGCCGAATCCAGCGAAGTACAGACGCAGGAACCCTCGGGAGTAGTTGATAGTAAATCAATTTATCTTATATGTGACGCGAAGGATGAAGACGCTGTTGAGCCCGTAGAAGACTTTCTTTTCGACCAAGGCTTTGATGTATCGTTGCCTCTATTCGAAGGTAACGAGGCTGATGTTGCAGAAGCCCATCGCAATAAGCTTATTTTTTGCACCTCGGCGATAGTTTATTACGGTGCTGGCAGTCGCTCATGGGTTGAAACAAAGCTTATGGATCTCATTCAAGCACCGGGCTATGGGAGGACTAATCCCTTCGCTGCCAAATGCGTTTTAATAGATGAGCCGGTTGATCGTCGAAAGCTGCGTTTTAGAAGCCATGTTGCGGAAGTCCTCAACTTAACGGAATCCAATTTAGAAACCTCGTTGGCAGAATTCGTTCTGAAAAGTAAAGACCCTAATCAATAA
- a CDS encoding formylglycine-generating enzyme family protein, which translates to MHLRILACLISVTFTARIAANDESEPNGMVFVPGGVFKMGGDAGLMSGGSQSHGTSYPVHEVYVDGFWMDETEVTNQQFADFVQETGYVTIAERQLSEDYIREMSQVANARIRELEAMQQRATSEDKAAIVSAIERIKEALSFGETSGSIVFKEPVGALHGRYDYTQWWRLVPDANWRSPEGGDSTWRGREDHPVVNVSYEDAEAYAKWAGKRLPTEAEWERAARGGLERQRYVWGNSFFPKGTGVWMANIWQGEWPLENTREDGYFGTSPARSFPPNSYGLYDMAGNVWELVADLYHPNAYSMRASSQVSNPTGPSKDFLDRIGHSVTSYVLRGGSFLCSDDWCRGYQPGSRQLAESDSPSNHGGFRCAKDGKEPKD; encoded by the coding sequence ATGCATTTAAGAATTTTAGCTTGTCTCATTTCAGTTACATTTACCGCGAGAATTGCTGCCAACGATGAGTCAGAGCCGAATGGAATGGTTTTTGTACCCGGGGGAGTTTTCAAGATGGGTGGAGACGCGGGGTTGATGAGTGGCGGGTCTCAGTCCCACGGTACATCATACCCAGTGCATGAGGTATACGTTGATGGGTTTTGGATGGATGAGACTGAGGTGACTAATCAGCAATTCGCTGATTTTGTTCAGGAAACAGGCTATGTGACAATAGCTGAAAGGCAGCTATCCGAAGATTATATTCGGGAAATGAGCCAAGTGGCAAACGCTCGAATCAGAGAGCTAGAAGCCATGCAGCAAAGGGCCACTTCCGAGGACAAAGCGGCAATCGTCAGTGCAATCGAGAGAATAAAGGAAGCATTGAGTTTCGGCGAAACGTCTGGTTCGATCGTTTTCAAGGAACCAGTCGGTGCGCTTCACGGCAGATATGACTATACTCAATGGTGGAGGCTAGTTCCAGATGCAAACTGGCGTTCTCCAGAAGGAGGTGACTCGACTTGGAGAGGCCGAGAGGATCATCCGGTTGTTAACGTGAGTTATGAGGATGCCGAGGCGTATGCTAAGTGGGCGGGTAAAAGACTGCCCACAGAGGCAGAGTGGGAACGGGCTGCACGAGGAGGCTTGGAGCGTCAGCGGTATGTGTGGGGAAACAGCTTTTTCCCAAAGGGAACGGGCGTTTGGATGGCAAACATTTGGCAGGGTGAGTGGCCACTTGAGAATACACGCGAAGACGGATATTTCGGCACCTCGCCGGCGAGAAGCTTTCCACCGAATAGCTATGGGCTTTATGACATGGCCGGAAATGTTTGGGAGCTTGTAGCTGATCTCTACCACCCAAATGCATACAGCATGCGTGCGTCGAGCCAGGTATCGAATCCAACGGGACCGAGCAAGGATTTCCTAGATAGAATCGGTCACAGCGTAACTAGTTACGTATTGAGAGGCGGTTCGTTTCTCTGCTCTGATGATTGGTGTCGAGGGTATCAGCCAGGTTCCCGGCAACTGGCTGAAAGTGACTCCCCGTCAAATCACGGCGGATTTAGGTGTGCTAAGGACGGTAAGGAACCAAAGGATTAG
- a CDS encoding putative quinol monooxygenase → MIEIKIIAEFGVKEDQAEAFKSMLASALVETRSFEGCKSVDIFEDQEKSIFYALSNWSSHSDYDKYLTWRTEQGIGDLLSPMLEGGFPEGLVVRKVEKVDI, encoded by the coding sequence ATGATAGAAATTAAAATAATAGCAGAGTTCGGGGTTAAAGAGGACCAAGCCGAAGCATTCAAATCAATGCTCGCCTCCGCTCTTGTTGAAACGCGGTCCTTCGAGGGCTGCAAAAGCGTTGACATTTTTGAAGACCAAGAAAAATCGATTTTCTATGCCTTATCGAACTGGAGTTCGCATTCGGATTACGATAAATATCTAACATGGAGAACCGAACAGGGAATAGGTGACTTGCTTAGCCCCATGCTAGAAGGCGGCTTTCCAGAAGGCCTTGTAGTTCGAAAGGTTGAAAAGGTTGATATCTAA
- a CDS encoding SDR family oxidoreductase gives MKRTALVTGSNRGIGLATVIKLARHGLKVFAGMRDPETKSKNLLGSISGDDLDVDILELDVNNEASVKRCFASIESSGEKVDILINNAGIERRGSVEKCPISTFEEVMNTNYLGPIRCIQAALPNMKEKGTGLIVNITSVAGKVAASPLAPYTASKFALEALSECLAHEVLPHGVKVAIIEPGIIATDMAADITKANYDPDYPQQNRMAAMFVESLKSPASTQIVADAIVEIVAGKREGLRHPVGPDAIPFLEWRESKSDTEWVNWHNVTDEEWCESLAKDFGMSVKLSG, from the coding sequence ATGAAAAGAACAGCACTCGTCACAGGATCCAATCGAGGAATCGGCCTAGCTACTGTCATAAAGCTCGCTCGCCACGGGCTTAAGGTATTTGCAGGAATGCGCGATCCGGAGACCAAATCAAAAAACCTTCTCGGTTCTATCTCAGGCGATGACTTAGATGTGGATATTTTAGAACTCGATGTTAACAATGAAGCATCCGTCAAACGCTGTTTTGCTTCAATTGAGTCGTCAGGGGAAAAAGTAGACATCTTGATTAACAATGCTGGAATCGAGAGACGAGGATCGGTTGAAAAATGTCCTATCTCAACTTTCGAGGAAGTAATGAATACCAATTATCTGGGACCCATTCGTTGCATCCAGGCAGCTTTACCGAATATGAAAGAGAAGGGTACAGGATTGATAGTAAACATCACTTCTGTAGCTGGCAAGGTGGCCGCTTCGCCGCTTGCACCTTACACAGCATCTAAATTTGCGTTGGAGGCACTCTCAGAATGCCTCGCTCATGAGGTATTGCCGCATGGTGTCAAAGTGGCGATAATCGAGCCCGGGATAATCGCGACAGACATGGCTGCTGACATAACCAAGGCGAATTACGATCCTGACTACCCACAGCAAAATAGGATGGCGGCCATGTTCGTAGAATCTCTTAAGAGCCCAGCATCGACTCAAATTGTGGCTGACGCTATAGTGGAGATCGTGGCTGGTAAAAGGGAAGGTCTACGGCATCCAGTTGGTCCAGACGCTATCCCGTTTCTTGAATGGAGAGAAAGCAAGTCAGACACCGAGTGGGTGAATTGGCACAATGTTACAGACGAAGAGTGGTGCGAGTCGCTGGCAAAAGACTTTGGAATGAGCGTCAAACTGAGTGGTTAG
- a CDS encoding putative quinol monooxygenase, translating into MISRQNGMRKDDGMRMLRSVSSIIVSASFLVTVLGSHHSDPNDEQIIFLLDLMVVEGKEAEAEVLIDKLVENVKKTEPGTIVYEYYASSKDRYFLYEVYRNQTAAEFHVDSFMKGNLMPAFVETFEVITFEVLGSTSDELKKKMIDFTSDHRAKTDGFKR; encoded by the coding sequence ATGATCTCTAGACAAAACGGAATGAGAAAGGATGATGGTATGAGAATGTTAAGGTCAGTTAGTTCAATAATCGTTTCCGCTTCGTTTCTTGTGACGGTCCTTGGTAGTCACCACTCAGATCCGAACGACGAGCAGATAATATTTCTTCTTGATTTAATGGTAGTTGAAGGAAAAGAAGCAGAGGCTGAGGTTCTAATAGACAAACTTGTTGAGAACGTCAAAAAAACAGAACCTGGAACGATCGTTTACGAATATTACGCATCATCTAAAGACAGATACTTCCTGTATGAAGTTTATCGTAATCAAACCGCCGCGGAATTTCACGTCGACAGCTTCATGAAGGGTAATCTAATGCCTGCCTTCGTCGAAACATTCGAGGTGATAACTTTTGAGGTTTTGGGTTCGACGAGTGATGAACTAAAAAAGAAGATGATAGACTTCACTTCTGACCATCGTGCGAAAACGGATGGTTTCAAGCGCTGA
- a CDS encoding LamG-like jellyroll fold domain-containing protein, with translation MSTFNPFPGLRPFQQSEKYLFFGREKQVVELITRLRKTRFMAVVGVSGSGKSSLVKAGVLPELHGGTMAAAGSSWEVAVMRPGGDPLGNLASCLINADLHDPEEEDIHSHVRATLSRSGMGLLDTIEQSDLEEDSNLLLVVDQFEEIFRFRQQSRVSNEEAGHFITLLLEASQQMRRRIYVVLTMRSDFLGDCAQFRDLAEAVNEGEYLIPRLNRTQRKEAIVGPVKVGGSDISNRLLQRLLNDIGDDPDQLPILQHALMRTWEQWEAFGAEGPLDLEHYRATGGMSEALSRHADEVYAELQTDSAKWTASKIFKALTERADQDRGIRRPMRFGELCEITEKKPAEVTAAIDPFRIAGRTFLMPGSETDLKADTIVDISHESLMRVWTRLKSWVDDEAQSAKIYRRLADTASLRKDGRAGLYRDPDLQIALSWRSESKPNKAWADHYFPGFEEAMGFLDESHSEAEKEAKEKEASRKRELEQAQALALAEQEKAEAERKRAEEKEKSANRMKLLSVGLAFAGVLAICFLVFALIAKDEVETKVLELADRSAATAHDLSLQGKNLEALAWLNDAWNLAEKSEEKQDHYKSSMSELLQEIPMVADVSILNKRIIKAGFDKDRSEFFTIHRENNSLHINNYNSSNRLLLNTFELPFPIESVRGIVQVDNLLLFRIGERTLNLYSLAKNELIQNRVVLGGWILTNQARLLENSNLLVLPFINIQARPRLHGQIAFVDINSAETVSYSDTFNETFAPSDEFIGSIAVDQEKEIIYIGTSHPQGKAGSQYRKGNVYEYDHDKRAIKKIVHIKTQHLVNHLQYEPEDKLLVLTDGTDAIFSGFNTEDNPASIIVASLDGSIHRSFDLESAPLQIELIQDGNRLLSRSKDNSVNLWDIPTSSLMWKDKLQSTINSMKISPDEGIALFATDSGQILGKSILEGLEQFSAILPNKVSFADFEKNSRSFIGIGAGGLTKLFGIRETVLNRIYPDNISCSTTAFGTDADSLGNYVLAEDTAIDYPVDGLAIDYQTEAENEFVEFSFENDNVPSHFRIWRWSSDMSSSPSLDTFSEKALFEVFNEEEELVHSTEINFEDSELSHMGCNPEEVSRIRISNLTENFARLGFSEVAFFKEDRLNEYKSPEEGIASFLKVNSGYEVNAEGRLAVVGDSEAIHLWKEADFESVNDIYRDDKNTISNSAKAAFYQQDLTAFLASIKHLQQDNTDAEINQMLKVASLSKGNQIPLTEKIDLKLLEYLENEDNPAISQELLAKLANQVTESGGALDLLYRYACVPDFFGDGFVDVLLNVNSPKSKYASLNFPEDISFSDGFTLECWIRHGNKGPLINKGGSFENDGFCLTLINGNYRFELQNTETKEKALLDMPSGNGRDWNHIALTWDASTKEMAIFSNGEKSSQTLLFEGPIGVNNGIPLMLGRAPTRPHIRSLNSAFSELRIWSVCRNEKDIKENYKRRIEEQQSGLVFRRSFSQENIDSETKQKLDYYENVDWLSSNNLPFSPTKYIALGNSKVTDRQLRYSLVAIGGLALRKGDFEEAIDLLERAKYSGMNRSASRISPSLNLLDRMSYINRFLLGIAYLKADRLDEADEIVSDDMLVQGDWENRNLRNNGDLRRSLNLHIIGALREEYARERSRMQL, from the coding sequence GTGAGTACTTTTAATCCCTTCCCAGGACTTCGTCCCTTCCAACAATCTGAAAAATATTTATTTTTCGGGCGAGAAAAACAAGTAGTTGAATTGATAACACGCTTGCGGAAGACGCGGTTTATGGCCGTCGTTGGTGTGTCAGGAAGTGGTAAGTCGTCACTTGTTAAAGCAGGTGTGCTTCCAGAACTGCATGGTGGGACTATGGCCGCGGCGGGCTCATCATGGGAAGTGGCAGTGATGCGGCCTGGAGGCGATCCTTTAGGGAATTTAGCCAGCTGCTTAATAAATGCTGATCTCCATGATCCAGAGGAAGAAGATATACATTCCCATGTTCGAGCCACTCTCTCAAGGAGCGGCATGGGTTTGCTGGACACTATTGAGCAGAGTGATCTGGAAGAAGATTCGAACTTGCTCCTTGTCGTTGACCAATTTGAGGAAATTTTTCGTTTTAGGCAGCAGAGCAGGGTTTCCAATGAAGAGGCAGGTCATTTTATAACCCTTTTGCTGGAGGCCTCGCAGCAGATGCGGCGCAGGATTTATGTCGTCCTTACAATGCGCTCAGATTTTTTAGGTGACTGTGCTCAATTTAGGGACTTGGCAGAGGCAGTTAACGAGGGCGAATATCTTATTCCTCGTTTAAATAGAACCCAACGCAAAGAGGCCATCGTTGGCCCTGTCAAAGTTGGGGGGTCGGATATATCAAACAGACTGTTGCAGCGATTGTTGAATGACATTGGCGATGACCCAGATCAGCTGCCGATTCTGCAGCACGCTCTCATGCGGACTTGGGAACAGTGGGAGGCCTTTGGAGCTGAGGGGCCTTTAGACCTAGAGCACTATAGAGCTACCGGAGGTATGTCAGAAGCATTGAGTCGACATGCGGACGAAGTCTACGCGGAGCTGCAGACAGATTCAGCAAAATGGACAGCTAGCAAAATTTTCAAAGCTCTGACAGAAAGAGCTGATCAAGATAGAGGCATAAGGCGTCCGATGCGTTTTGGAGAGCTGTGCGAAATAACGGAAAAAAAACCGGCGGAGGTTACCGCCGCCATTGATCCGTTTCGTATTGCCGGTCGAACATTTCTAATGCCCGGTTCAGAAACTGATCTCAAGGCAGACACGATTGTCGATATCTCGCACGAAAGCTTGATGAGAGTATGGACGCGACTCAAGTCATGGGTAGACGATGAAGCACAATCTGCGAAAATTTATCGTCGCTTAGCCGATACTGCTAGTTTGCGAAAAGATGGTAGAGCCGGTCTATACAGAGACCCTGACCTCCAGATTGCTCTCTCTTGGAGGTCAGAAAGCAAACCAAACAAAGCGTGGGCTGATCATTATTTCCCTGGTTTCGAAGAAGCTATGGGTTTCCTAGATGAATCGCATTCAGAGGCCGAGAAGGAAGCAAAAGAAAAAGAAGCTTCTAGAAAAAGAGAGTTGGAACAGGCACAAGCTCTCGCTCTTGCTGAACAAGAAAAGGCGGAGGCTGAAAGAAAACGAGCAGAGGAAAAAGAGAAATCTGCTAATCGCATGAAACTGCTTTCCGTTGGTCTCGCTTTCGCTGGCGTGCTCGCAATCTGCTTTCTAGTTTTTGCTTTAATCGCTAAAGATGAGGTAGAAACGAAGGTTTTGGAGCTCGCAGATAGGAGTGCAGCAACCGCTCATGATCTTTCGCTTCAAGGAAAAAACCTCGAAGCACTAGCGTGGCTGAATGACGCTTGGAACTTGGCGGAAAAGAGTGAAGAAAAGCAGGATCATTACAAAAGCTCAATGTCCGAACTCCTTCAAGAGATACCGATGGTAGCTGACGTTTCAATCTTAAACAAACGTATTATAAAGGCTGGTTTCGATAAAGATCGGAGTGAGTTTTTTACCATTCATCGTGAGAATAATTCACTACACATAAATAATTATAATAGTTCAAATCGACTACTTCTCAATACATTTGAATTACCATTCCCGATTGAATCCGTAAGGGGGATTGTCCAAGTAGACAATCTTTTACTCTTCCGAATTGGAGAAAGAACTCTAAACCTTTATAGCCTGGCCAAAAACGAACTCATACAAAACAGGGTTGTACTGGGGGGTTGGATTTTGACTAACCAAGCTAGGTTATTAGAAAATTCTAACCTTTTAGTTTTGCCATTTATCAATATACAGGCGCGCCCTAGGCTGCACGGGCAAATTGCTTTCGTAGATATAAACTCTGCTGAAACAGTAAGCTATTCGGATACTTTCAATGAGACCTTCGCCCCTTCTGATGAGTTTATCGGATCGATCGCAGTGGATCAAGAAAAAGAAATAATATATATTGGAACGTCTCACCCTCAGGGGAAAGCGGGATCACAGTATCGCAAAGGTAATGTTTACGAATACGATCATGATAAAAGAGCTATCAAAAAAATAGTTCATATAAAAACTCAACACCTAGTAAATCACTTGCAATACGAACCGGAAGATAAACTCCTCGTACTCACTGATGGGACTGACGCAATATTTTCAGGGTTTAATACCGAAGACAATCCAGCATCGATAATTGTAGCTTCGCTCGATGGTTCAATACACCGAAGTTTTGATCTGGAAAGTGCACCATTGCAAATCGAGCTGATACAAGATGGTAATCGCCTTTTGAGCCGTTCTAAGGATAATAGCGTTAATCTTTGGGATATACCGACTAGTTCACTGATGTGGAAAGATAAGTTACAAAGTACAATCAATTCGATGAAAATTTCCCCAGATGAAGGTATAGCTTTATTTGCAACGGATTCAGGACAAATTTTAGGAAAAAGCATCCTCGAAGGTTTAGAACAATTTTCGGCAATTCTCCCAAACAAAGTTTCTTTCGCTGATTTTGAAAAAAACAGCCGGTCATTCATAGGCATAGGTGCCGGTGGCTTAACAAAGCTTTTCGGAATCCGGGAAACAGTGCTAAACCGGATTTACCCGGATAATATTTCGTGCTCTACTACGGCCTTTGGTACCGATGCAGATTCGTTAGGAAACTACGTTTTAGCAGAAGACACAGCCATTGATTACCCTGTCGACGGTTTGGCGATTGACTACCAAACTGAGGCTGAGAATGAATTCGTTGAATTTTCTTTTGAAAATGATAACGTGCCAAGCCATTTTCGAATATGGCGATGGTCAAGCGATATGTCGTCTTCACCCTCCCTTGACACTTTTTCTGAAAAGGCATTGTTTGAAGTCTTTAACGAAGAGGAGGAGTTGGTTCACTCTACCGAGATCAATTTTGAGGACTCGGAACTTTCTCACATGGGGTGCAATCCAGAGGAAGTATCACGGATAAGAATTTCAAATCTAACTGAAAACTTCGCCCGCTTAGGCTTCTCTGAAGTCGCTTTCTTCAAAGAGGATAGACTCAACGAGTACAAGAGCCCTGAGGAAGGTATAGCGAGCTTTCTCAAGGTAAATTCAGGTTACGAGGTAAATGCCGAAGGTCGACTCGCTGTTGTAGGAGATTCAGAGGCTATCCATTTGTGGAAGGAAGCGGATTTCGAAAGCGTTAATGATATTTACCGTGATGATAAAAATACTATTTCCAACTCGGCTAAGGCTGCCTTTTACCAGCAAGATCTAACCGCTTTCTTGGCATCTATTAAGCACTTACAACAAGATAACACTGACGCTGAGATAAATCAGATGTTGAAGGTTGCTAGTTTATCAAAGGGTAACCAAATTCCTCTGACAGAAAAAATAGACTTAAAGCTTCTCGAATACCTAGAAAACGAGGACAATCCTGCCATCTCCCAGGAGCTGTTAGCCAAATTAGCAAATCAAGTCACAGAATCGGGGGGTGCTTTAGATCTACTCTACCGGTATGCTTGTGTTCCCGATTTTTTTGGAGATGGATTCGTAGATGTACTTTTAAATGTAAACTCTCCGAAATCTAAATACGCTAGTCTTAACTTCCCCGAGGATATATCTTTCTCCGATGGATTTACTTTAGAATGCTGGATAAGGCATGGTAACAAAGGGCCTTTAATTAATAAGGGCGGAAGCTTTGAAAATGACGGCTTTTGCTTAACGTTGATTAATGGCAATTATCGCTTCGAACTCCAAAATACCGAGACCAAAGAAAAAGCGCTTTTAGATATGCCGTCGGGGAATGGCAGAGATTGGAATCATATAGCCCTTACATGGGATGCTTCAACCAAGGAAATGGCGATCTTTTCAAATGGTGAAAAAAGCTCCCAAACGTTGTTGTTTGAAGGCCCAATTGGCGTAAACAATGGTATACCTCTAATGCTTGGGAGGGCACCGACTAGACCGCACATAAGGTCTTTGAATTCAGCATTTAGCGAACTTCGTATATGGTCAGTTTGTCGAAATGAGAAGGATATTAAAGAGAATTATAAACGGAGAATTGAGGAACAGCAATCCGGCTTAGTTTTCAGGCGGAGTTTTTCCCAAGAAAACATCGATTCTGAAACTAAACAAAAATTAGACTACTACGAAAATGTCGATTGGCTTTCATCGAATAATTTGCCGTTTTCACCAACTAAATATATTGCGTTGGGTAATTCGAAGGTGACGGACAGGCAATTAAGATACTCCCTTGTTGCAATTGGAGGTTTGGCACTGCGGAAAGGGGACTTCGAAGAGGCAATAGATTTGCTCGAAAGAGCTAAATATTCGGGAATGAATCGCTCAGCTTCCCGAATTTCACCATCTCTAAATTTACTAGACCGAATGAGTTATATCAATAGATTTTTACTCGGCATAGCATACCTCAAGGCTGATCGCTTGGACGAAGCCGATGAAATCGTATCTGACGATATGCTGGTCCAAGGTGATTGGGAGAATCGAAACCTAAGAAACAATGGCGATCTTCGAAGGTCACTTAATTTACACATTATTGGGGCACTGCGGGAAGAGTATGCTCGGGAGAGATCTCGTATGCAGCTTTAG
- a CDS encoding TIR domain-containing protein produces MNDIFISYAHIDDESLDEEQKGWISKFHRSLSVKIAQLTGEPPKIWRDPKLRGNDVFDQAIVNEFKNSRLMISILTPRYVKSEWCRKEITNFCRNAEDQGGINVEGKSRLIKVIKTPIAAHSSDTQLPVILGSILGFEFFEHDQETGRVVEFDEAFGQKAKQSYYSRIYDLATEVADVLVALDNEKDGDQESVIPDTGKDSQIVFLSSVTSDLEESRRKISRELVARGHQVIGLDPLIAASENALSEATTKISEANCVVHLVGEKYGIVPEDAQCSIPEMQLNASAERASADPSFRRFVWMPRSVNPTDPRQVTFLHGLMEDPNRQKGAEMLEDTLDNFRDYIVEKLRVPIPISTPAETLMQDSDGTKSVYLIYDLPDEENVVPLEDFLFDNGLEVLTPNFDGDESEIKESNIEKLKSCDSVLIYYGQCAKTWVDMKLMSVMKAPGYGRKKPFSSKLVFLAPPFDRRKMRFRSNLASVITQADEEFSAKDLEIALEELTK; encoded by the coding sequence ATGAACGACATTTTTATAAGCTATGCTCACATTGACGACGAGTCCCTAGACGAGGAGCAAAAGGGTTGGATCTCAAAATTTCATAGATCGCTTTCAGTCAAGATCGCACAGCTAACAGGAGAACCTCCCAAGATTTGGAGAGATCCAAAATTACGAGGTAATGATGTGTTTGATCAGGCAATTGTGAATGAATTCAAAAATTCACGCCTGATGATTTCGATACTCACTCCGAGGTATGTGAAATCTGAATGGTGCCGGAAGGAAATAACTAATTTCTGTCGTAATGCCGAGGATCAAGGAGGGATAAATGTAGAAGGTAAATCGAGACTTATTAAGGTTATAAAAACCCCTATCGCTGCCCATTCGAGTGACACCCAGCTACCTGTGATTTTAGGGAGTATCTTGGGGTTTGAGTTTTTCGAACATGATCAAGAAACGGGGCGAGTAGTGGAGTTTGATGAGGCCTTTGGACAAAAGGCGAAACAGAGTTATTATTCTCGTATTTACGATTTAGCTACGGAGGTTGCCGATGTGCTGGTCGCGTTAGATAACGAGAAAGATGGGGATCAGGAATCCGTGATTCCTGATACGGGTAAGGATAGCCAAATTGTTTTTTTGTCCTCGGTTACCTCAGATCTGGAGGAATCTCGTCGCAAAATTTCTCGTGAACTCGTCGCCCGTGGTCATCAGGTAATAGGTTTAGATCCTTTGATCGCAGCCTCGGAAAATGCATTGTCTGAAGCCACAACAAAAATAAGCGAGGCGAATTGCGTAGTACACCTGGTAGGAGAGAAGTACGGCATAGTCCCAGAAGATGCACAATGCTCTATACCTGAGATGCAGTTGAATGCATCCGCCGAGCGCGCCTCAGCCGATCCAAGCTTTAGGAGATTCGTTTGGATGCCAAGATCGGTGAATCCAACCGATCCCAGGCAAGTTACCTTTCTTCATGGCTTAATGGAGGATCCAAACCGTCAAAAGGGCGCAGAGATGCTTGAGGATACTTTGGATAATTTTAGAGACTACATTGTAGAAAAACTGCGTGTTCCGATACCCATTAGTACTCCGGCTGAAACGTTAATGCAGGATAGTGACGGGACAAAATCCGTATACTTAATATACGACCTTCCAGACGAAGAGAACGTTGTGCCCTTGGAGGACTTCTTGTTTGATAATGGCTTGGAAGTTTTGACGCCAAATTTCGATGGTGATGAGTCAGAGATAAAGGAATCAAATATCGAAAAGCTCAAATCTTGCGATTCCGTCTTAATATATTACGGCCAATGCGCAAAGACATGGGTCGATATGAAGCTCATGAGCGTAATGAAAGCTCCCGGATATGGCAGGAAGAAGCCTTTTTCAAGCAAGCTGGTCTTCCTGGCACCGCCTTTTGATAGAAGGAAAATGCGATTTAGGAGCAACCTAGCTTCGGTAATAACTCAAGCGGACGAAGAATTTTCAGCGAAGGACCTAGAAATCGCTTTAGAAGAGCTAACGAAATAA